AGTTTTTGAGCCAGACAGGTTATGCGGCGGAAAGGAGTCTGCCATGTCATATGTACCAACCCGCTTTATTCATGCTGCGAACCTGCGCCTCGATCATCAGCCGCAGGGAGTCGCTACCATTTCGGAAGCAGCGCAGCATCTGCTCGAAGACTGCACGCTGAACTCTTTTGCCAATCTGGTTCAGTGTTGCCTCGACCAGAGTGTCGACTTCCTGCTGCTGACGGGAAATACGTTCGTCGAATCAGATCACAGCATCCGTGCCCGTATCGCACTCATCGATGGCTTTCAAAAGCTGGCCGCACACAATATTCCGGTACTGGTCATTCCCGGTGAATCAGATCCCCTCAGTGCCTGGGACCTGCAATATCACTGGCCCGAGAATGTCACCTTCTTCTCCCCCGGCGATCACGAACGGTTCGACATTCTCCGCGAAACGGAAACGGTGGCAACTCTGCAGCTCTTCGGATCTGCGCCGGCGAAAACCTACCAGACACTGAAACTGAAACAGCGGAATCAACTGTTTAACAAACAGAACCAGCGTCCCCTGTCAATCGGCTGCATGACGCCCGCTTCCTCCACCACCGTTGAGGAATCCGCGACCTTCGAACTCGATTCTTTCTCGCTGGCCGTCCCGGATGCTTTCCAGAGCGACGATGACAGCAGCGAAGTGGCCGTGGATTACCTTTCGCTCTCCAAGGGGACCAGTCACCATACGTTTGAAATGCAGCCTGGTGTCGCTCATCATCCGGGAACGGCCCAGGGATTGAACTTTGGTGAGTACCAGAAAAATGGCGTCACGCTGGCCATTGTCAGTCCCGAAGCGCCGCTGGAACTCAGACGAATCAAAATCGCCCCGGTACGCTGGCTCCCCGTTGAGCTGGAACTGGAGCCACACACGTCAACAGCACAACTGCGACAGCAGATGAAATCCGCACTGTTATCGCGGAAACCAGGCAAACACGAACGACTCTGGATGGTCTGCTGGAAACTGTCCGGCAGTGAATCCCTGCTCGATGCACTGGAAGACATCACACAACAGGCGGAGCTAATTTCTGCACTGCAGCAGGAACTCAAACAGCAACAACTCCCCCAACTGGAGCACACATTCCAGCTGGAATTCATCCCCATTCAACAGCACCGGGAATCGGGCACCGAACTGACCGATTCCTATCTGCGACAGGTGGAATCCTTTCGCACGCGCTTTGATGCCCCCCTTGAGCGACTGATCTCCCGCGCCGGTCATCTCGACCCGCAGTGGCAGCAGCGGTTAACGTCCATCGCTGCAGAACTCGATGCAGCGCAGATCTTCAACACAGCCATCCGCAACGGACAGTCCTGGCTCAACATCTCGACGGATGAGGAACATCACTCATGAAAATCACTCGCATTCACGTCGACCGGTTTGGAAACTGGCATGATCTGGATCTGGCCTCCCTGCAGGCGGGAATCAATGTCTTTTACGGTCCCAATGAAACGGGCAAGTCGACCCTGATGCGCATGATCCGGGGCATCCTTTACGGATTTCGTCCCGAGGAAAATCGCGAACAGGCACGCGTACCGGATTCAATCCCCTGGTCTGCACTGCTGGACATCAAACATCAGGGACAGCGGTACGAGATCCGTCGCCAGTCCAGAGCCGGCGGTCGCGGACAGTTCTCCTTCCAGGCAGAAGCACGTGGTATTTCCAGCCAGGAACTACTGAGCTCACTCCACGCGGGAGTCAAAGAGAGCGTTTACGAGAATGTATTCGCCATTGGTCTGAACGAACTGCAGGAGCTCGGTACGTTGCACGGCGAGCAGGTTGCCCGCCACATCTATGGTCTTTCCCTCGGCCCCGAAGGTCAGGCGATTCTCGATGTATCACAGCAGATCTCAGCCAACAGACAGACCTGCCTGAGCCACAATCTTAAATCGGGCTCACTGGTCGACCTGTATCGTAAGTTGGATGATGTCAACAGCAAGCTCACCAGCTTAAAGCAACAGTCGCAGCGATTCTTTCAGCTGTCTAACGAACTCCAGCAGCTCCGCGAAGAATCCGACAGTCTGAAGAAACGAAAGTCAGGCCTGCAGTACCAGATCCGCGGACATCGTTTCCTGGAACGGGTCTTCAAGCCCTGGCAGGAAGTTCAGACCCTGCAGCACAAACTGAAACAATTGCCCGTTGTCCATGACTTCCCCGTCGATGGCATCGCTCAACTTGATGAATATGATCGTAAAATTAAACAAACCGAATCCCGGTTAATCGAAGTCAAAGCCGAAATCAAACGGCTTCGCAAGGAAATCGAACAATACGAATCGGACAATGAGCTGCTGGAACATGCAGCCCAGATCCAGAGCCTGGCAGACCAGAAAGACTGGATCGCTTCCCTGGAGCAGGATTTCCAGGAAGGTCAGACCGAAGTCCGCAGGCTGGAACAGATTCTCGAACAGTATCGTCCTCAGAACCTGTCGGTCGATGCCCTGGCACACATTCAAACCACGCCGGACAATAATCAGCGACTGATTCAGGCAGCCCGTGAATACCGGATGGCGTCACACAAACGCAAACAGGCTCACTTGCGTTATAAGAAGGCCTCCCGCCGCTACCAGAAAAAACTGGCTGAGTTGCAGGATAAATCGGGACGCCTGCTCAATGGACAGTCCATCGAACAGGAACTGAAACGAGCCCGCGAACGCATGCAGCACCTTGAGCGACTCAGCCAGCTGCGGTTCCGTGAATCTGAATTTTCGATTCGCCAGGAAGCCGTCCGCGAACAACTGGATCGTCTGCAGACCCACTCCCGCATTCCGGGTTGGGCCAAAAAAACACTCTTCGGTTTTGCCATCGCCGGCACGCTGCTATTACTGGCAGGGATCTGGCGTGGCGTCACCGATGCCTCCCTGGTCGGTCTTATCTACTGTCTGACCGGCCTGTTTCTGGGGGGACTTACCTGGGCGATCAAGAAACATTTCGAAATCGATGTCAACGACCAGGCGGATGAGCTGCAGGATGAAAACTGGGCTCTCGACGTTCACCTCCGAGAAACGCGTCAGGAAATCGACCGCCTGCTGGAAGACGAGTACTTCTCTCTCAAGCTGGTCAAAGAAGGCCATTCGCTGAGCAACCCTCGTCATCGCGAACAGGTACCCGCGCTAAGCTTCAATGACGAGAATGTCCTGCGAACTGAGCTGCTGCACGACCTGGCATTCAAAATCTCAGAGCTGGAACAGCTGCAGGCTTCGCAGGAACAGGTTCAGAAAACCCGACAGCGACTGGTGCGACTTCGCAACCGGTCGCAGGAAATCCAGCGCGAGTTCAGCAGCAAGCGTCATGAATGGTGCGAATGTCTGAAACAGCTGGGCCTCACCGAAACACTGAAAATTGAAGACGCCTTCCGCATGTGGCACCAGGTTTCCAATGCCAGCCTGTATGCCACCCAGCGCGAACAGGAACTGAGACGAATTAAGCCACTGGGTGACATCGTCAACATGTTCTACCGCCGCGTACGGGAACTCGGTCTGAAACTGAACCGGAATCAGCAACAACTCGATCGCCCGTTTGAAGTGGTCGGGGAATGGGAACGCGAACTTGAACTGCTCTCGGGACAGCGGAAAGAGCGGGCTCGACTGCGGAAAGAAGAAAAGCGTCTGCGTCAGGAAGCAGATACCCTGCAGCTCTCCCTCGAAGAGTTGAAGCATCAGCGTTCGTCTCTGCTGATTCAGGGCGGTGCCGCTAAT
The nucleotide sequence above comes from Gimesia sp.. Encoded proteins:
- a CDS encoding DUF4332 domain-containing protein, which translates into the protein MKITRIHVDRFGNWHDLDLASLQAGINVFYGPNETGKSTLMRMIRGILYGFRPEENREQARVPDSIPWSALLDIKHQGQRYEIRRQSRAGGRGQFSFQAEARGISSQELLSSLHAGVKESVYENVFAIGLNELQELGTLHGEQVARHIYGLSLGPEGQAILDVSQQISANRQTCLSHNLKSGSLVDLYRKLDDVNSKLTSLKQQSQRFFQLSNELQQLREESDSLKKRKSGLQYQIRGHRFLERVFKPWQEVQTLQHKLKQLPVVHDFPVDGIAQLDEYDRKIKQTESRLIEVKAEIKRLRKEIEQYESDNELLEHAAQIQSLADQKDWIASLEQDFQEGQTEVRRLEQILEQYRPQNLSVDALAHIQTTPDNNQRLIQAAREYRMASHKRKQAHLRYKKASRRYQKKLAELQDKSGRLLNGQSIEQELKRARERMQHLERLSQLRFRESEFSIRQEAVREQLDRLQTHSRIPGWAKKTLFGFAIAGTLLLLAGIWRGVTDASLVGLIYCLTGLFLGGLTWAIKKHFEIDVNDQADELQDENWALDVHLRETRQEIDRLLEDEYFSLKLVKEGHSLSNPRHREQVPALSFNDENVLRTELLHDLAFKISELEQLQASQEQVQKTRQRLVRLRNRSQEIQREFSSKRHEWCECLKQLGLTETLKIEDAFRMWHQVSNASLYATQREQELRRIKPLGDIVNMFYRRVRELGLKLNRNQQQLDRPFEVVGEWERELELLSGQRKERARLRKEEKRLRQEADTLQLSLEELKHQRSSLLIQGGAANREEFLQRANSIDERLQLEELLADAQAELEKISRSEQEMAIVEEDLLNFDLQQNTDHLDMLNLELEDIERDLVSVAENMGRLKQDYQNAKTDRSSAQLRFQREQIQEQIRQAGSLWFSTELSAVGINQLRSEFERTSQPETLAIASDYLRQLTNDKYTNIWTPLGEQFPKIDDDQGHTLTVDELSSGTREQLFLAIRLAMVERFRNQGVQLPMILDDVLVNFDQERTRAAIKTLNAVAAKGQQILLFTCHLHLTQLFGEQDITAVRLPASDVARSHTPEVIPTTVIEEVVDEEIEEDEYSELTEEPTYEEPATLEVLSYELDWSDPLDCLSGLSDSQMQSLTEADIWTIRDLLTFSADEIADGVDDDSLTAGLIFEWQSQARLAACIRGLAPTHALLLVSCGITEPNEIAEMSFAELWSLVEACQDSTDIPQQSVITEIRVEQWILGAQQARTFTPEASEPLSQTEQEPHQEKREYRHDGSHPTPDSQGPNIPPFYLNRSMPVEDAPSIGPKTAERLEAAGVFTVNDLLECNPEFVANKLNVQHIRKQTIRKWKKQTKLVCCIPGIRGHDAQILEGCGLTEPEIIARAIPQDLLGKVNSFLKTKKGQRILRDAKHPDLEEVSDWIHWSQKARKLQTA